In Pseudomonas fakonensis, one DNA window encodes the following:
- the trhO gene encoding oxygen-dependent tRNA uridine(34) hydroxylase TrhO, with product MTQPIVVAALYKFVTLEDYVELREPLLKVMLDNGVKGTLLLANEGINGTVSATREGIDGLLAWLRSDARLMDVDHKESYCDEQPFYRTKVKLKKEIVTLGVPGVDPNKAVGTYVEPKDWNALISDPEVLLIDTRNDYEVAIGTFKGALDPKTETFREFPEYIKANFDPSKHKKVAMFCTGGIRCEKASSYMLGEGFEEVYHLKGGVLKYFEEVAQDESLWDGDCFVFDNRVTVRHDLSEGEYDQCHACRHPIDAADRESEHYSPGVSCPHCWDSLSEKTRRSAIDRQKQIELAKARNLPHPIGFNYKAEA from the coding sequence ATGACCCAACCGATCGTCGTGGCGGCGCTGTACAAGTTCGTCACCCTCGAAGACTACGTCGAGCTGCGCGAGCCGCTGCTAAAGGTGATGCTCGACAACGGCGTCAAAGGCACCTTGTTGCTGGCCAACGAAGGCATCAACGGCACCGTCTCGGCCACCCGTGAAGGCATCGACGGCCTGCTCGCCTGGCTGCGCAGCGACGCGCGCCTGATGGACGTCGACCACAAAGAGTCGTACTGCGACGAGCAGCCGTTCTACCGCACCAAGGTCAAGCTCAAGAAAGAGATCGTCACCCTGGGCGTACCGGGCGTCGACCCGAACAAGGCGGTTGGTACTTATGTCGAGCCCAAGGACTGGAACGCGCTGATCAGCGACCCCGAAGTGCTGCTGATCGACACCCGCAACGACTATGAAGTGGCCATCGGCACCTTCAAGGGCGCCCTCGACCCGAAGACCGAGACCTTCCGCGAGTTCCCCGAGTACATCAAGGCCAACTTCGACCCGAGCAAGCACAAGAAGGTGGCGATGTTCTGCACCGGTGGCATCCGCTGCGAAAAAGCCTCCAGCTACATGCTCGGTGAAGGCTTCGAAGAGGTCTATCATCTCAAGGGCGGCGTGCTGAAATACTTCGAGGAAGTGGCCCAGGACGAAAGCCTGTGGGACGGCGACTGCTTCGTCTTCGACAACCGGGTCACCGTGCGCCACGACCTGAGCGAGGGCGAGTACGACCAGTGCCATGCCTGCCGCCACCCGATCGATGCGGCGGACCGCGAGTCCGAGCACTACTCGCCCGGTGTGAGCTGCCCGCATTGCTGGGACTCGCTGAGCGAGAAGACCCGGCGCAGCGCCATCGACCGGCAGAAGCAGATCGAGCTGGCCAAGGCGCGCAACCTGCCACACCCGATCGGTTTCAACTACAAAGCCGAGGCCTGA
- the mnmC gene encoding bifunctional tRNA (5-methylaminomethyl-2-thiouridine)(34)-methyltransferase MnmD/FAD-dependent 5-carboxymethylaminomethyl-2-thiouridine(34) oxidoreductase MnmC, with protein MSRHHEHAQIDWDDQGRPHSRQYDDVYFAKEEGLDETLYVFIEQNQLRQRFSALAAHDCLVIGETGFGTGMNFFCAWQLFAELAHPEARLHFVSVEKYPLTRDDLARAMQLWPHLAAYTQPLLAQYVAIHPGFQQFSLDGGRVTLTLMIGDALEQLPQLDARIDAWFLDGFAPAKNPDMWTPELFTQLARLSHPGTTLGTFTTTGWVRRSLIDAGFTMKKVPGLGKKWEVMHGLFTGTPAPLPAPWYARPAALPGPRQALVIGAGLAGSATAASLAARGWQVSVLERHDGAAREASGNPQGVLYLKLSAHGTALSQMILAGFGYTRRWLERLQRGHDWDGCGVLQLAFDDKEAARQGKLAEAFDSSLLHVLAREQAEALAGVALPAGGLFYPEGGWVHPPALCQAQLNHPRITLLSHANVLELRKADGLWQAWDGERLLASAPLMVLAGAAEVRSFAACAELALKRIRGQITRLPASEASRALRTVVCAEGYVAPPRGDEHTLGASFDFHSQSTTPTAAEHQSNLALLGEISPDLAARLGAAELDPAQLEGRAAFRCTSPDYLPIVGPLADAQGFAEAYAVLGKDARQVPQLECPWLEGLYVNSGHGSRGLITAPLCGELIAAWVSGEPLPVPRAVAEACHPNRFALRRLIRGK; from the coding sequence ATGTCCCGCCACCACGAACACGCCCAGATCGACTGGGACGACCAGGGCCGCCCCCACTCGCGCCAATACGACGACGTCTACTTCGCCAAGGAAGAGGGCCTGGACGAAACCCTGTATGTGTTCATCGAGCAGAACCAACTGCGCCAGCGCTTCAGCGCCCTGGCCGCGCACGACTGCCTGGTGATCGGCGAAACCGGCTTTGGCACCGGCATGAACTTCTTCTGCGCCTGGCAGCTGTTCGCCGAACTGGCCCACCCCGAGGCGCGCCTGCATTTCGTCAGCGTCGAGAAATACCCGCTGACCCGCGACGACCTCGCCCGCGCCATGCAGTTGTGGCCGCACCTGGCCGCCTACACCCAGCCGCTGCTGGCGCAGTACGTGGCCATCCACCCGGGCTTTCAGCAGTTCAGCCTGGACGGCGGGCGGGTCACCCTGACGCTGATGATCGGCGACGCCCTGGAGCAATTGCCGCAGCTCGACGCGCGCATCGACGCCTGGTTTCTCGACGGCTTCGCCCCGGCCAAGAACCCCGACATGTGGACACCCGAGCTGTTCACCCAGCTGGCACGCCTGTCGCACCCCGGCACCACCCTGGGCACCTTCACCACCACCGGTTGGGTGCGCCGCTCGCTGATCGACGCCGGCTTCACCATGAAGAAGGTGCCGGGCCTGGGCAAAAAGTGGGAGGTGATGCACGGCCTGTTCACCGGCACCCCAGCCCCCCTGCCCGCCCCCTGGTACGCCCGCCCGGCAGCCCTGCCCGGCCCGCGCCAGGCGCTGGTGATCGGCGCGGGCCTGGCCGGCAGCGCCACGGCGGCCAGCCTTGCCGCACGCGGCTGGCAGGTCAGCGTGCTGGAGCGCCATGACGGGGCGGCCCGGGAAGCCTCGGGTAACCCCCAGGGCGTGCTCTACCTCAAGCTCTCGGCCCACGGCACCGCGCTTTCGCAGATGATCCTGGCCGGCTTCGGCTACACCCGCCGCTGGCTCGAGCGCCTGCAGCGCGGCCACGACTGGGACGGCTGCGGCGTGTTGCAACTGGCCTTTGACGACAAAGAGGCCGCGCGCCAGGGCAAGCTGGCCGAGGCGTTCGACAGCAGCCTGCTGCACGTGCTGGCGCGTGAGCAAGCCGAAGCCCTGGCCGGCGTAGCCCTGCCTGCCGGCGGGCTGTTCTACCCCGAAGGCGGCTGGGTGCACCCGCCGGCGCTGTGCCAGGCGCAACTGAACCACCCACGCATCACCTTGCTGAGCCATGCCAACGTGCTGGAACTGCGCAAGGCCGATGGCCTGTGGCAAGCCTGGGACGGCGAACGGCTACTGGCCAGCGCGCCACTGATGGTGCTGGCCGGCGCCGCCGAGGTGCGCAGCTTCGCCGCCTGCGCGGAGCTTGCGCTCAAGCGCATCCGCGGGCAGATCACCCGCCTGCCGGCCAGCGAAGCCAGCCGCGCGCTGCGCACCGTGGTATGCGCCGAAGGCTACGTGGCGCCGCCGCGGGGTGACGAGCACACCTTGGGCGCCAGCTTCGACTTCCACAGCCAGAGCACCACCCCCACCGCTGCCGAGCACCAAAGCAACCTGGCGCTGCTGGGGGAGATATCCCCAGACCTGGCCGCACGCCTGGGTGCCGCCGAACTCGACCCGGCACAGCTCGAAGGCCGCGCGGCGTTTCGCTGCACCAGCCCGGATTACCTGCCCATCGTCGGGCCGTTGGCGGACGCGCAAGGGTTCGCCGAGGCCTACGCGGTACTGGGTAAAGATGCGCGGCAGGTGCCGCAGCTGGAGTGCCCGTGGCTGGAAGGGTTGTACGTGAACAGTGGGCATGGCTCGCGCGGGCTGATCACCGCGCCGCTGTGCGGCGAGCTGATTGCGGCGTGGGTCAGCGGCGAGCCGTTGCCAGTGCCCCGCGCCGTCGCCGAGGCCTGCCATCCCAACCGCTTCGCCCTGCGCCGCTTGATCCGCGGCAAGTGA
- the pap gene encoding polyphosphate:AMP phosphotransferase, whose amino-acid sequence MFESAEIGHSIDKDIYDAEVPALREALLEAQYELKQQARFPVIVLINGIEGAGKGETVKLLNEWMDPRLIEVRTFDQQTDEELARPPAWRYWRALPPKGRMGVFFGNWYSQMLEGRVHGEFKDAVLDQAIVGAERLEQMLCDEGALIIKFWFHLSKKQMKARLKALKHDPLHNWRISPLDWQQSETYDRFVRFGERVLRRTSRDYAPWHVVEGVDPHYRSLAVGRILLESLQAALGNKPRKHEGNVAPLGRSIDDKSLLGALDMTLRLDKHDYEEQLVTEQARLAGLLRNKHMARHALVAVFEGNDAAGKGGAIRRVAAALDPRQYRIVPIAAPTEEERAQPYLWRFWRHIPARGKFTIFDRSWYGRVLVERVEGFCSPADWMRAYGEINDFEEQLRNAGVVVVKFWLAIDQQTQLERFEEREQIPFKRYKITEEDWRNRDKWDVYSEAVGDMVDRTSTEIAPWTLVEANDKRWARVKVLRTINQALEAAFAKHKK is encoded by the coding sequence ATGTTCGAATCCGCAGAAATCGGTCACAGCATCGACAAGGACATCTACGACGCCGAGGTGCCAGCCCTGCGCGAGGCGCTGCTCGAAGCGCAATACGAGCTCAAGCAGCAGGCGCGTTTCCCGGTGATCGTGCTGATCAACGGCATCGAAGGCGCCGGCAAGGGCGAGACGGTCAAGCTGCTTAACGAATGGATGGACCCGCGCCTGATCGAGGTGCGCACCTTCGACCAGCAAACCGACGAAGAACTTGCCCGCCCGCCGGCCTGGCGCTACTGGCGCGCATTGCCGCCGAAGGGGCGCATGGGCGTGTTCTTCGGTAACTGGTACAGCCAGATGCTCGAAGGCCGGGTGCACGGCGAGTTCAAGGACGCGGTGCTGGACCAGGCCATCGTCGGCGCCGAGCGCCTGGAGCAGATGCTGTGCGATGAAGGCGCGCTGATCATCAAGTTCTGGTTCCACCTTTCGAAAAAGCAGATGAAGGCGCGGCTCAAGGCGCTCAAGCACGACCCGCTGCACAACTGGCGCATCAGCCCGCTGGACTGGCAGCAGTCGGAAACCTACGACCGCTTCGTGCGCTTTGGCGAACGGGTGCTGCGCCGCACCAGCCGCGACTATGCGCCATGGCATGTGGTCGAGGGTGTCGACCCGCACTACCGCAGCCTGGCGGTGGGGCGCATCTTGCTCGAGAGCCTGCAGGCGGCACTGGGCAACAAGCCGCGCAAGCACGAGGGCAACGTGGCGCCGCTGGGCCGCAGCATCGACGACAAGAGCCTGCTGGGCGCGCTGGACATGACCCTGCGCCTGGACAAGCACGATTATGAAGAACAGCTGGTGACCGAGCAGGCGCGCCTGGCCGGGCTGCTGCGTAACAAGCACATGGCCCGGCACGCGCTGGTGGCGGTGTTCGAGGGTAATGATGCGGCCGGCAAGGGCGGGGCGATCCGTCGGGTGGCGGCGGCGCTGGACCCGCGCCAGTACCGTATCGTGCCGATTGCCGCTCCTACTGAAGAGGAGCGCGCGCAACCGTATCTGTGGCGTTTTTGGCGGCATATCCCGGCGCGTGGCAAGTTCACCATCTTCGACCGCTCCTGGTATGGCCGGGTGCTGGTGGAGCGGGTCGAGGGCTTTTGCAGCCCGGCCGACTGGATGCGTGCCTATGGCGAGATCAACGACTTCGAGGAGCAGCTGCGCAACGCCGGCGTGGTGGTGGTGAAGTTCTGGCTGGCGATCGACCAGCAGACCCAGCTGGAGCGCTTCGAGGAGCGCGAGCAGATCCCGTTCAAGCGCTACAAGATCACCGAAGAAGACTGGCGCAACCGCGACAAGTGGGATGTGTACAGTGAGGCGGTGGGTGACATGGTCGACCGCACCAGCACCGAGATCGCGCCGTGGACGCTGGTGGAGGCCAACGACAAGCGCTGGGCGCGGGTGAAGGTGCTGCGCACCATCAACCAGGCGCTGGAGGCGGCGTTCGCCAAGCACAAGAAATAG
- a CDS encoding class II fumarate hydratase: protein MSRIETDSLGPVEVPEHAYWGAQTQRSLINFAIGKQRMPLAVLHALALIKKAAARVNDRNGDLPADIARLIEQAADEVLDGQHDEQFPLVVWQTGSGTQSNMNVNEVIAGRANELAGKGRGGKLPVHPNDHVNRSQSSNDCFPTAMHIAAAQAVHGKLLPAIAELSSGLAELSARHQHLVKTGRTHMMDATPITFGQEVSAFVAQLDYAQRAIRASLPAVCELAQGGTAVGTGLNAPHGFAEAIAAELAALSGLPFITAPNKFAALSGHEPLTSLAGALKTLAVALMKIANDLRLLGSGPRAGLAEVRLPANEPGSSIMPGKVNPTQCEALSMLACQVLGNDAAIGFAASQGHLQLNVFKPVIIHNLLQSIELLADGCSNFQQHCVAGIEPDTEQMAAHLERGLMLVTALNPHIGYDKAAEIAKKAYSEGKTLREAALELKYLTNEQFDQWVRPENMLAPGGKG from the coding sequence ATGAGCCGTATCGAGACAGACAGCCTGGGCCCGGTCGAAGTTCCAGAGCACGCCTACTGGGGGGCACAGACCCAGCGCTCGCTGATCAACTTCGCCATTGGCAAGCAACGCATGCCACTGGCGGTGCTGCATGCCCTGGCGCTGATCAAGAAAGCCGCTGCGCGGGTGAATGACCGCAACGGCGATTTACCGGCCGACATCGCCCGGCTGATCGAGCAGGCCGCCGACGAAGTGCTCGATGGCCAGCATGACGAGCAGTTTCCGCTGGTGGTGTGGCAAACCGGCAGCGGTACCCAGAGCAACATGAACGTCAACGAGGTGATCGCCGGGCGCGCCAACGAGCTGGCCGGCAAGGGCCGCGGCGGCAAGCTGCCGGTGCACCCCAACGACCATGTCAACCGCTCGCAAAGCTCCAACGACTGCTTCCCCACCGCCATGCACATCGCCGCCGCCCAGGCCGTGCACGGCAAGCTGCTGCCGGCCATCGCCGAGCTGTCGTCCGGGCTGGCCGAGCTGTCGGCGCGCCACCAGCACCTGGTCAAGACCGGCCGCACCCACATGATGGACGCCACCCCGATCACCTTCGGCCAGGAGGTCTCGGCCTTCGTCGCCCAGCTGGACTACGCCCAGCGCGCCATCCGCGCCAGCCTACCGGCAGTGTGCGAGCTGGCCCAGGGCGGCACCGCAGTGGGCACCGGGCTCAACGCCCCGCACGGCTTCGCCGAGGCGATTGCCGCTGAGCTTGCGGCGCTGTCCGGCCTGCCCTTCATTACCGCACCGAACAAGTTCGCCGCGCTTTCCGGCCATGAGCCGCTGACCAGCCTGGCCGGCGCCCTGAAGACCCTGGCCGTGGCCCTGATGAAGATCGCCAACGACCTGCGCCTGCTCGGCTCCGGACCACGCGCAGGGCTGGCCGAAGTGCGCTTGCCGGCCAACGAGCCGGGCAGCTCGATCATGCCCGGCAAGGTCAACCCCACCCAGTGCGAGGCTTTGTCGATGCTGGCTTGCCAGGTGCTGGGCAACGACGCAGCCATCGGCTTTGCAGCCAGCCAGGGCCACCTGCAACTGAACGTGTTCAAGCCGGTGATCATCCACAACCTGCTGCAGTCTATCGAGCTGCTGGCTGACGGCTGCAGCAACTTCCAGCAGCACTGCGTGGCCGGCATCGAGCCCGACACCGAACAGATGGCCGCGCACCTGGAGCGCGGGCTGATGCTGGTGACCGCGCTCAACCCGCACATCGGTTACGACAAGGCCGCAGAAATCGCCAAGAAGGCCTACAGCGAAGGCAAGACCCTGCGCGAGGCGGCGCTGGAGCTCAAGTACTTGACCAACGAGCAGTTCGACCAGTGGGTGCGCCCCGAAAACATGCTGGCGCCAGGGGGCAAGGGCTGA
- a CDS encoding DUF2059 domain-containing protein has product MTRLRALCAAVALVCASGQVLAATPSHNAAAEKFLTLANADKLGTPVYMQVQQMFAQRFEQTKAPASKKNVLDSYQAKANAALDNAIGWKKLKPQMVNLYTATFTEAELNDLVKFYESPLGKKVLREMPKVTQQSAQLTQQSLEPAVPVVNKLLDDMTKELDPSAGKAAAPAKK; this is encoded by the coding sequence ATGACCCGTCTCCGTGCCCTCTGTGCCGCCGTTGCCCTGGTTTGCGCCAGCGGCCAGGTACTCGCTGCCACCCCCAGCCACAACGCTGCTGCCGAGAAATTCCTGACCCTGGCCAATGCCGACAAGCTGGGCACCCCGGTGTACATGCAGGTCCAGCAGATGTTCGCCCAGCGTTTCGAGCAAACCAAGGCACCGGCGTCGAAGAAGAACGTGCTCGACAGCTACCAGGCCAAGGCCAACGCCGCCCTGGACAACGCCATCGGCTGGAAGAAACTCAAGCCGCAGATGGTCAACCTGTATACCGCCACCTTCACCGAGGCCGAGCTGAACGACCTGGTGAAGTTCTACGAGTCGCCGCTGGGCAAGAAAGTCTTGCGTGAAATGCCCAAGGTCACCCAGCAGTCGGCCCAGCTCACTCAACAGAGCCTCGAGCCTGCGGTACCTGTGGTCAACAAGCTGCTCGACGACATGACCAAGGAACTCGACCCGAGCGCCGGCAAGGCCGCGGCCCCTGCGAAGAAGTGA
- a CDS encoding DsbA family protein codes for MTARLIYVMDPMCSWCWGFAPVAEALIAQAADAGVSTRLVPGGLRSGGSALDASTRKYILEHWQAVHDATGQPFRFDGAMPDGFVYDTEPACRALVTARELDEARMWGLLKLIQASFYQQGVDVTRAPQLVELAEQAGFDRETFAQRFAGHDARAATSTDFAWVQDLGIAGFPTLLAERNGQLALLTNGYQPLDSLQPLLGRWLQQAACA; via the coding sequence ATGACTGCCCGCCTGATTTACGTGATGGACCCGATGTGCTCCTGGTGCTGGGGTTTCGCGCCGGTGGCCGAGGCCCTGATCGCCCAGGCCGCGGACGCGGGTGTCAGCACCCGCCTGGTGCCCGGCGGCCTGCGCAGCGGCGGCAGCGCGCTGGATGCCTCGACCCGCAAGTACATCCTCGAGCACTGGCAGGCAGTGCATGACGCCACCGGCCAGCCGTTTCGTTTCGACGGCGCCATGCCCGACGGTTTCGTCTACGACACCGAGCCTGCCTGCCGCGCCCTGGTGACGGCGCGCGAGCTGGACGAGGCGCGCATGTGGGGCCTGCTCAAGCTGATCCAGGCGTCGTTCTACCAGCAGGGCGTGGACGTTACCCGCGCCCCGCAATTGGTGGAACTGGCCGAACAGGCCGGCTTCGACCGTGAGACGTTCGCCCAGCGCTTTGCCGGCCATGACGCCCGCGCCGCCACCAGCACCGATTTTGCCTGGGTGCAGGACCTGGGCATTGCCGGCTTCCCCACGCTGTTGGCCGAGCGTAACGGCCAGCTGGCCTTGCTGACCAACGGCTACCAGCCGCTGGACAGCCTGCAACCCTTGCTCGGCCGCTGGCTGCAGCAGGCCGCCTGTGCTTGA
- a CDS encoding BolA family protein translates to MSMQQRIEQQLAPLGTEHLEVHNESHMHSRGQETHYKAVLVSGQFAGLNSVKRHQKVYATMGELMGEIHALAIHTYTPEEWAQVGVAPASPVCAGGGH, encoded by the coding sequence ATGAGCATGCAGCAACGCATCGAGCAGCAACTGGCGCCGCTGGGCACCGAGCATCTTGAAGTGCACAACGAAAGCCACATGCACAGCCGTGGCCAGGAGACGCACTACAAGGCGGTGCTGGTCAGCGGCCAGTTCGCCGGGCTGAACAGCGTCAAGCGCCACCAGAAGGTCTACGCCACCATGGGTGAGCTGATGGGCGAGATCCACGCCCTGGCCATCCACACCTACACCCCCGAAGAGTGGGCGCAGGTGGGCGTGGCGCCGGCTTCGCCGGTGTGCGCCGGCGGCGGGCACTGA
- a CDS encoding N-acetylglutaminylglutamine amidotransferase has protein sequence MCGLAGELRFTPIDQAPRPADLAAVERITHHLAPRGPDAWGFHSQGPIALGHRRLKIMDLSDGSAQPMVDNNLGLSLAFNGAIYNFPELREELQAMGYSFWSDGDTEVLLKGYHAWGAALLPKLNGMFALAIWERDNQRLFLARDRLGVKPLYLSRNGERLRFASTLPALLKGGDIDPVIDPVALNHYLNFHAVVPAPRTLLANVQKLEPGTWMRVDRHGEVERQTWWQLHYGPHADEHELDLEGWTSRVLDATRDAVAIRQRAAVDVGVLLSGGVDSSLLVGLLREVGVDDLSTFSIGFEDAGGERGDEFQYSDLIARHYGTRHHQLRIAEHEIIDQLPAAFRAMSEPMVSHDCIAFYLLSREVAKYCKGVQSGQGADELFAGYHWYPKVDGAEDAFGAYRDAFFDRSHAEYRDTVQAPWLLETDAAGEFVREHFARPGAPDAVDKALRLDSTVMLVDDPVKRVDNMTMAWGLEARTPFLDYRLVELSARIPARFKLPDGGKQVLKQAARRVIPHEVIDRKKGYFPVPGLKHLEGATLGWVRDLLTDPSQDRGLFNPAMLDRLLSNPHGQLTPLRGSKLWQLAALNLWLSEQGI, from the coding sequence ATGTGCGGATTAGCAGGAGAGTTACGTTTCACCCCCATCGACCAAGCCCCTCGCCCGGCGGACCTCGCCGCGGTGGAGCGCATCACCCACCATCTGGCGCCCCGCGGCCCGGATGCCTGGGGCTTCCATAGCCAGGGCCCGATCGCCCTCGGCCACCGCCGCCTGAAGATCATGGACCTGTCCGACGGCTCGGCGCAGCCTATGGTCGACAACAACCTGGGGCTTTCACTGGCCTTCAACGGCGCCATCTACAACTTCCCGGAGCTGCGCGAAGAGCTGCAAGCCATGGGCTACAGCTTCTGGTCCGACGGCGACACCGAAGTGCTGCTCAAGGGCTACCACGCCTGGGGCGCAGCGCTGCTGCCCAAGCTCAACGGTATGTTCGCCCTGGCCATCTGGGAGCGCGACAACCAGCGCCTGTTCCTGGCCCGCGACCGCCTGGGCGTGAAACCCTTGTACCTGTCACGCAACGGCGAGCGCCTGCGCTTTGCCTCGACGCTGCCGGCGCTGCTCAAGGGCGGCGACATTGACCCGGTGATCGACCCGGTGGCACTCAACCACTACCTCAACTTCCACGCCGTGGTGCCCGCCCCGCGCACCTTGCTGGCCAACGTGCAAAAGCTCGAGCCCGGCACCTGGATGCGCGTCGACCGCCACGGTGAAGTCGAACGCCAGACTTGGTGGCAGTTGCACTACGGCCCCCACGCCGACGAGCACGAGCTGGACCTCGAAGGCTGGACCTCGCGCGTACTCGACGCCACCCGCGACGCCGTGGCGATCCGCCAGCGTGCGGCAGTGGATGTCGGCGTGCTGCTGTCCGGCGGCGTCGACTCCAGCCTGCTGGTGGGCCTGCTGCGTGAAGTGGGGGTGGATGACCTGTCGACCTTCTCCATCGGCTTCGAAGATGCCGGCGGCGAGCGCGGCGACGAGTTCCAGTACTCCGACCTGATCGCCCGGCACTACGGCACCCGCCACCACCAGTTGCGCATCGCCGAACACGAAATCATCGACCAGTTGCCGGCCGCGTTCCGCGCCATGAGCGAGCCGATGGTCAGCCACGATTGCATCGCCTTCTACCTGCTGTCGCGCGAGGTGGCCAAGTACTGCAAGGGCGTGCAGAGCGGCCAGGGCGCCGACGAATTGTTTGCCGGTTACCACTGGTACCCGAAGGTGGACGGTGCCGAGGATGCCTTTGGCGCCTACCGTGACGCCTTCTTCGACCGCAGCCACGCCGAGTACCGCGACACCGTGCAGGCGCCATGGCTGCTGGAGACCGACGCCGCCGGCGAGTTCGTTCGCGAACACTTCGCCCGCCCCGGCGCGCCGGACGCGGTGGACAAGGCCCTGCGCCTGGACAGCACGGTGATGCTGGTGGACGACCCGGTCAAGCGGGTCGACAACATGACCATGGCCTGGGGCCTGGAGGCGCGCACGCCGTTCCTCGACTACCGCCTGGTAGAGCTGTCGGCGCGTATTCCAGCGCGCTTCAAGCTGCCTGACGGCGGCAAGCAGGTACTCAAGCAGGCCGCGCGCCGGGTCATCCCCCACGAGGTGATCGACCGCAAGAAGGGCTACTTCCCGGTGCCCGGGCTCAAGCACCTGGAAGGTGCCACGCTGGGCTGGGTACGCGACCTGCTGACCGACCCCAGCCAGGACCGCGGCCTGTTCAACCCGGCGATGCTCGACCGCCTGCTGAGCAACCCCCACGGCCAGCTCACCCCGCTGCGCGGCTCCAAGCTGTGGCAGCTGGCGGCCCTGAACCTGTGGCTCAGCGAACAAGGAATCTGA
- a CDS encoding DMT family transporter, whose protein sequence is MHITSGRWLFGLLLALLTALLWGILPIKLKQVLQVMDPVTVTWYRLSVSGSLLFVWLAANRRLPSPARLGRKGKGLVAVAILGLLGNYVLYLVGLKLLSPGTAQLVVQLGPVLLLVASVFVFKERFSLGQGVGLLVLLAGFGLFFNQRLEELLTSMGAYTTGVLTIVLATSIWVLYALSQKQLLTVWNSQQVMMVIYLGCALLLTPWVHPLEALQLSPLQGWLLLACCLNTLVAYGAFAEALAHWEASRVSATLALTPLVTFVAVAVAAWVWPDYVQAEQINALGYVGAVTVVLGSALVALGPSLVAGWRARNLQQSRPL, encoded by the coding sequence ATGCACATCACTTCCGGCCGTTGGCTGTTCGGCCTGCTGCTCGCCCTGTTGACCGCGCTGCTGTGGGGCATCCTGCCGATCAAGCTGAAACAGGTGCTGCAGGTGATGGACCCGGTGACCGTCACCTGGTACCGCTTGAGCGTGTCCGGCAGCCTGCTGTTCGTGTGGCTTGCGGCCAACCGCCGCTTGCCGTCGCCCGCGCGCCTGGGCCGCAAGGGCAAGGGCCTGGTGGCGGTGGCCATCCTCGGGCTTTTGGGTAACTACGTGTTGTACCTGGTCGGCCTCAAGCTGCTCAGCCCCGGCACTGCGCAATTGGTGGTGCAACTGGGGCCGGTGCTGCTACTGGTGGCCAGCGTGTTCGTGTTCAAGGAGCGCTTCAGCCTGGGCCAGGGCGTTGGCCTGCTGGTGTTGCTGGCAGGCTTCGGGTTGTTCTTCAACCAGCGCCTGGAAGAGCTGCTGACCTCGATGGGGGCGTACACCACCGGGGTGTTGACCATCGTGCTGGCCACCAGCATCTGGGTGCTCTATGCGCTGAGCCAGAAGCAACTGCTGACGGTGTGGAATTCGCAGCAGGTGATGATGGTGATCTACCTCGGCTGCGCCTTGCTGCTGACGCCCTGGGTGCACCCGCTTGAGGCCTTGCAGTTGAGCCCGTTGCAAGGCTGGCTGCTGCTGGCCTGTTGCCTGAACACCCTGGTGGCCTATGGCGCCTTTGCCGAGGCGCTGGCGCACTGGGAGGCGTCGCGGGTCAGTGCCACCCTGGCGCTGACGCCGTTGGTGACCTTTGTTGCGGTGGCGGTTGCGGCCTGGGTGTGGCCGGACTATGTGCAGGCTGAACAAATCAATGCGCTGGGGTATGTGGGGGCGGTGACCGTGGTGCTGGGCTCGGCGCTGGTGGCGCTGGGGCCATCATTGGTGGCCGGTTGGCGGGCCAGGAACCTGCAGCAAAGCCGCCCCCTGTAG